Proteins from one Pelorhabdus rhamnosifermentans genomic window:
- a CDS encoding aconitate hydratase: protein MGKSLTEKILQHHKVSGSLTMGQELAIKIDHTLTQDSTGTMAYLQLEALGVDRVQTKRSVAYIDHNTLQVGYENADDHAYIQSVAAKYGIYFSRPGNGICHQVNLERFSIPGDTLLGSDSHTPTCGGMGMLAMGAGGLDVAVAMGGGAYYLTMPEIVNVRLTGSLPAWSSAKDIILELLRRLTVKGGVGKVFEYSGEGVETLSVPERATITNMGAELGATTSIFPSDHNTYAFLQAQGRADDWQELKADADAVYAQVISINLNEIEPLVACPHSPDQVVQLATLPPTAVNQVCIGSCTNSSYTDMMKVAEILKHHTVHPGVSLVISPGSKQVLTMLSETGALTDMIEAGARILECACGPCIGMGQAPATEGVSLRTFNRNFHGRSGTANAEIYLCSPEVAAISAITGHITDPRTMQLAPISVQMPDAFMIHDNLIIPPVVDGSEGAIKRGPNIKPFPQNHALPDELTGSILLKMGNNITTDDIMPSPAWLLPLRSNIPALSKHCLTPIDPDFPARAAKQGGGFLVAGENYGQGSSREHAALVPLYLGVKGVVARSFARIHVANLINSGILPLVFVRPEDYDVLQANDQLSLDHLHDQVKHGDILELTDRTQQVTIQVKIAAPTERLKDILMAGGLLSYTKNCHERRQ, encoded by the coding sequence GTGGGAAAAAGTTTGACGGAGAAAATTTTACAGCACCACAAAGTGAGTGGCAGTTTGACTATGGGACAGGAATTGGCGATTAAAATTGATCATACGCTCACGCAGGATTCTACGGGAACCATGGCTTATTTGCAATTGGAGGCGCTGGGAGTAGATCGGGTTCAAACCAAGCGGTCTGTGGCTTATATTGATCACAATACACTGCAAGTGGGGTACGAGAATGCTGATGATCATGCTTATATTCAAAGTGTGGCAGCGAAATACGGGATTTATTTTTCCCGCCCTGGCAATGGAATTTGTCATCAAGTGAATCTGGAGCGGTTTAGCATTCCGGGGGATACGCTCTTAGGTTCAGACAGTCATACACCGACTTGTGGAGGTATGGGCATGCTTGCGATGGGAGCTGGCGGACTGGATGTGGCGGTGGCGATGGGCGGCGGCGCTTATTATTTGACTATGCCGGAAATTGTGAATGTCCGTTTGACAGGTTCGCTTCCTGCCTGGTCGTCAGCGAAAGATATTATTTTGGAACTCTTGCGGCGTCTGACTGTGAAGGGCGGCGTCGGGAAGGTTTTTGAATACAGCGGAGAGGGCGTGGAGACGCTGTCTGTACCGGAGCGGGCCACGATTACCAACATGGGGGCCGAATTGGGAGCTACGACTTCGATTTTCCCGAGTGACCACAATACTTATGCTTTTTTGCAGGCTCAGGGGCGCGCGGACGACTGGCAGGAACTTAAGGCTGATGCTGATGCGGTGTATGCACAGGTAATATCAATCAATTTGAATGAAATCGAACCGCTTGTGGCCTGCCCGCACAGTCCGGATCAGGTCGTACAATTGGCAACACTACCGCCGACTGCGGTGAATCAGGTATGTATCGGAAGCTGTACCAATTCTTCTTATACGGATATGATGAAGGTTGCGGAAATTTTAAAGCATCACACCGTTCATCCAGGTGTGAGTCTGGTTATTTCACCGGGGTCTAAACAGGTTTTGACGATGCTAAGTGAAACAGGTGCGCTGACGGATATGATTGAGGCCGGAGCCCGGATTCTGGAATGCGCTTGCGGACCTTGCATTGGTATGGGGCAGGCTCCGGCGACAGAAGGCGTGTCACTCCGGACGTTTAACCGGAATTTCCACGGCAGGAGCGGTACGGCGAATGCTGAAATATACTTATGCAGTCCGGAAGTTGCGGCTATTTCCGCTATCACGGGCCACATTACCGATCCACGGACAATGCAGTTAGCGCCGATTTCAGTACAAATGCCGGATGCTTTTATGATTCATGATAATCTGATCATTCCCCCGGTTGTGGATGGCAGTGAGGGTGCCATTAAACGGGGTCCGAACATCAAACCTTTCCCACAGAATCATGCTTTGCCTGATGAGCTGACAGGTTCCATTCTTCTTAAAATGGGTAACAACATTACGACGGATGATATTATGCCGTCGCCAGCCTGGCTGCTGCCGCTTCGCTCGAATATTCCGGCCTTATCCAAGCATTGTTTGACGCCCATTGATCCGGATTTTCCTGCGCGAGCTGCAAAACAAGGCGGAGGGTTTTTGGTCGCTGGTGAGAATTATGGTCAGGGATCAAGCCGTGAACACGCGGCCTTGGTTCCGCTGTATTTAGGGGTCAAAGGGGTCGTTGCCCGTTCTTTTGCGCGTATTCATGTGGCGAATCTGATTAATTCGGGTATTTTACCCCTCGTTTTTGTCCGTCCCGAAGATTATGATGTTCTTCAGGCGAACGATCAGCTTAGCTTGGATCATTTGCATGATCAGGTGAAACATGGTGATATCCTGGAATTAACCGATCGTACGCAACAAGTAACGATTCAGGTGAAAATTGCTGCGCCAACAGAGCGGCTGAAAGACATTTTGATGGCAGGCGGCCTGCTTTCCTATACAAAAAACTGTCATGAAAGGCGGCAATAA
- a CDS encoding isocitrate/isopropylmalate dehydrogenase family protein → MKITLIPGDGIGPEVTAAAVEVLAAAGADIEWETVEIGAAALKNTGAVLPDEALATIQANRFALKGPVTTPVGKGFRSVNVALRQTLNLYANVRPVKSFAGIPSRFTDVDLVIVRENTEDLYAGIEHAIGDVAAESIKLITASASERIAQFAFDYVREHQRHDVTAVHKANIMKLSDGLFLRSCEKIAQRYEDIPFHNCIVDAMCMNLVLHPENYDVLVLPNLYGDIVSDLCSGLVGGLGMAPGANIGANGAVFEAVHGSAPDLAGKNLANPIAAILSGVLLLRHIGQSDPANKIAAAVEQTLREQRDLTADLGGTATTSHFTESLCQLIAEAD, encoded by the coding sequence ATGAAAATTACCTTGATTCCCGGCGATGGTATTGGACCGGAAGTGACGGCTGCGGCTGTGGAAGTATTGGCAGCGGCAGGCGCGGATATTGAATGGGAAACAGTTGAAATTGGTGCTGCGGCACTAAAAAATACCGGAGCGGTGCTGCCTGATGAAGCACTGGCGACGATTCAGGCCAACCGTTTTGCTCTCAAAGGGCCTGTGACGACACCCGTTGGCAAAGGGTTTCGCAGTGTCAATGTGGCGCTTAGGCAAACGCTGAATCTTTACGCGAATGTCCGGCCTGTCAAAAGTTTTGCCGGAATACCCTCGCGGTTTACGGATGTTGATTTGGTGATTGTTCGCGAAAATACAGAAGATTTGTATGCAGGCATAGAACATGCCATTGGCGATGTTGCGGCTGAAAGTATTAAATTGATCACAGCCTCTGCATCCGAGCGTATTGCACAATTTGCTTTTGATTATGTCCGGGAACATCAGCGTCACGATGTCACGGCCGTTCATAAGGCAAATATTATGAAGCTGAGTGATGGACTGTTTCTTCGCAGTTGTGAAAAAATTGCCCAGCGTTATGAGGACATTCCCTTTCACAACTGCATTGTTGATGCCATGTGCATGAATCTGGTCCTTCATCCGGAAAATTATGATGTTCTTGTGTTGCCGAATCTGTATGGTGATATTGTATCGGATTTGTGCAGCGGTCTTGTGGGGGGGCTGGGAATGGCGCCTGGCGCGAACATTGGAGCGAACGGCGCGGTATTTGAGGCTGTTCACGGCAGTGCTCCGGATTTGGCCGGGAAGAATCTAGCCAATCCGATCGCGGCCATTCTGTCAGGGGTGTTACTCTTGCGCCATATCGGCCAGAGTGATCCGGCAAATAAGATTGCGGCGGCAGTAGAACAGACCTTGCGTGAACAGCGAGATTTGACAGCTGATTTGGGGGGGACGGCCACGACGAGCCATTTTACAGAGTCACTCTGCCAGTTGATTGCTGAAGCAGATTGA
- a CDS encoding mannose-1-phosphate guanylyltransferase/mannose-6-phosphate isomerase: MKIIILAGGGGTRLFPLSRSCYPKQFMKIDGTDSLLMQTVKRFMKCSDPADLLVVTNQEYFHHVRSELVLCHAEDAHIILEPVGRNTAPAIALAARYCQDELGCDDDEILFVTPSDHAISKGEIFIQAVRQAETLADQGKIVTFGIRPVSPETGYGYIQAGEPYQTGYHVASFKEKPDLATAKAYVAAGNYYWNSGMFAFPISAMLAELKVHQPSIYGFSTRSYSEMNEAFAEMPNISIDYAVAEKSQNVVTLPLDVGWNDIGSWDAIYDLLEKDQSGNALQGDCLPLDCKNNLILGRSRLIAGIGLEDMLVVETDDVILVAKKGESQKVKDLVQELKQRGRREASEQTTMYRPWGSYEQLGGGPGYKMRRIVVNPGEKLSMQLHYHRSEHWIIMSGTAKVTVGDKVQMLHENSGIFVPQSTKHRLENPGRIPLTMIEVQNGSYLEEDDIVRFDEEKKL; encoded by the coding sequence GTGAAGATTATTATTCTTGCTGGTGGCGGAGGTACGCGCCTTTTCCCTTTATCACGCAGTTGCTATCCCAAGCAATTTATGAAAATTGATGGAACGGATTCTCTGCTGATGCAGACGGTGAAGCGATTTATGAAATGCAGTGATCCCGCTGATTTGCTAGTTGTGACGAATCAGGAGTATTTTCATCATGTGAGAAGTGAGCTTGTTCTGTGCCATGCCGAAGACGCTCATATTATTTTGGAACCTGTAGGACGCAATACGGCTCCGGCCATTGCTCTCGCGGCCCGTTATTGTCAGGATGAACTGGGGTGTGATGATGATGAGATTCTGTTTGTGACGCCTTCGGATCATGCCATAAGTAAGGGAGAAATTTTTATTCAGGCTGTTCGTCAGGCTGAGACCTTGGCTGATCAAGGAAAGATCGTGACTTTCGGTATTCGCCCCGTGAGCCCTGAAACAGGCTATGGTTATATTCAGGCTGGGGAGCCGTATCAAACAGGCTATCATGTGGCATCATTTAAAGAAAAACCTGATTTGGCTACTGCGAAGGCCTATGTCGCAGCAGGTAATTACTATTGGAATTCAGGGATGTTTGCTTTTCCTATTTCAGCCATGCTGGCTGAACTCAAGGTGCATCAACCAAGTATCTATGGCTTCTCAACAAGGTCCTATAGTGAAATGAATGAGGCATTTGCTGAGATGCCGAACATATCGATTGACTATGCTGTGGCTGAAAAATCACAGAATGTCGTGACACTGCCGCTTGATGTGGGCTGGAATGATATAGGATCGTGGGATGCCATTTATGATTTGCTTGAAAAAGATCAGTCAGGTAATGCGCTGCAAGGGGACTGTTTGCCTCTTGATTGCAAAAACAACCTCATTCTTGGCCGGAGCCGTCTCATTGCCGGCATCGGTCTGGAGGATATGCTTGTCGTAGAGACAGATGATGTGATTTTAGTTGCTAAAAAAGGTGAATCCCAAAAGGTGAAAGATCTTGTGCAGGAGCTTAAGCAGCGTGGACGCCGCGAGGCCAGTGAGCAGACAACGATGTACCGCCCTTGGGGAAGCTATGAGCAGCTAGGCGGAGGACCAGGCTATAAAATGCGTCGTATTGTTGTGAATCCCGGCGAAAAACTGAGTATGCAGCTTCATTATCATCGCAGCGAGCATTGGATTATTATGTCGGGAACAGCCAAAGTTACCGTGGGTGACAAGGTGCAGATGCTTCACGAAAATAGTGGTATTTTTGTACCTCAGTCGACGAAACATCGCTTGGAAAATCCCGGGCGGATTCCACTGACTATGATTGAAGTGCAAAACGGTAGTTATTTGGAAGAAGACGATATTGTACGATTCGATGAGGAGAAAAAGTTATGA
- the galU gene encoding UTP--glucose-1-phosphate uridylyltransferase GalU — translation MTNPQMKQPKIRKAIIPAAGLGTRFLPATKAQPKEMLPIIDKPAIQYIIEEAIQSGIEEILIITGRNKRAIEDHFDRSVELELALKESGKYDLLGLIEEISNVEIHYIRQKEAKGLGHAVLCAKQFVGNEPFAVLLGDDIVDADVPCLKQLMNVYEDYPGTILGVQEVAKKNVSSYGVIKPVPVKHRLWRAEALIEKPRLEEAPSRLAVLGRYIIEPEIFAVLEQTQPGRGNEIQLTDALQQLAVRKSVYAYEFEGRRYDIGDKQGFLEATVEYALKRPDLRERFLPYLMKTLQPLLCGQGEDAATLTEQVLHDLEEKCQVVEKKQKS, via the coding sequence ATGACGAATCCACAAATGAAACAGCCAAAAATTCGAAAAGCTATTATTCCTGCGGCGGGTTTGGGTACGCGCTTTTTGCCTGCTACCAAGGCTCAGCCCAAGGAAATGCTGCCGATCATTGATAAACCAGCTATTCAGTATATTATTGAAGAGGCCATTCAGTCAGGTATTGAAGAAATCCTGATTATTACGGGAAGAAACAAACGGGCGATAGAGGATCACTTTGACCGCTCCGTGGAGTTAGAATTGGCTTTGAAAGAAAGTGGCAAATATGATCTTCTGGGACTAATTGAGGAAATTTCTAATGTGGAGATTCATTATATTCGCCAAAAGGAAGCCAAGGGATTAGGTCATGCCGTCTTATGTGCCAAACAGTTTGTCGGGAATGAACCGTTTGCCGTACTGCTTGGCGACGATATTGTCGATGCCGACGTCCCCTGCCTGAAGCAGCTCATGAATGTTTATGAGGATTATCCGGGGACGATTCTGGGAGTACAGGAAGTGGCGAAAAAAAATGTGTCAAGCTACGGCGTAATCAAGCCTGTTCCTGTGAAACATCGCTTGTGGCGGGCAGAGGCGCTGATTGAAAAACCGCGGTTGGAAGAAGCGCCATCGCGTCTCGCTGTGCTTGGCCGCTATATTATTGAGCCAGAGATTTTTGCTGTTTTAGAGCAGACACAGCCTGGTCGGGGAAATGAAATTCAACTGACAGACGCCCTGCAGCAGTTAGCGGTGCGGAAAAGTGTTTATGCCTACGAGTTTGAAGGCCGCCGCTATGATATTGGTGACAAACAGGGCTTTTTGGAAGCAACGGTGGAATATGCCTTGAAGCGTCCTGACCTTCGGGAAAGGTTTTTGCCTTATTTAATGAAAACCTTACAGCCTTTATTGTGCGGGCAAGGGGAAGATGCGGCGACACTGACAGAGCAAGTACTACATGACCTGGAAGAAAAATGTCAGGTTGTCGAGAAAAAACAAAAGAGTTGA
- the galE gene encoding UDP-glucose 4-epimerase GalE has product MKILVTGGAGYIGSHTVQTLLKQGHQVVIYDDLMKGHVDALPEMSEGTEFVLGDIADRELVASVIKEKKIDAVVHFAAVSLVGESMTDPSLYYNNNVAGTLALLDVLVQTGVKKIVFSSTAAVYGEPKTTPIVEDAVLCPTSVYGRTKWMIEQMLADYSAAYGLQYVALRYFNAAGAMLDGLIGEDHEPETHLIPLILKTALGQRKTIAIYGTDYPTPDGTCIRDYIHVCDLADAHVLALNHLLSGGSSRIYNLGSQQGFSVREIIATAKKVTGIDFVVEEESRRAGDPAVLIASSEKICRELQWQPKHSDIQSIIRSAWEWHQSYPDGYGDD; this is encoded by the coding sequence ATGAAGATTTTGGTAACAGGCGGGGCGGGCTATATTGGCTCTCATACCGTGCAAACGCTGCTCAAGCAGGGTCATCAGGTGGTCATTTATGATGACCTGATGAAGGGGCATGTTGATGCTTTGCCTGAAATGAGTGAAGGGACTGAGTTTGTACTCGGTGATATTGCGGACAGGGAACTTGTGGCATCCGTTATTAAAGAAAAAAAGATTGATGCTGTTGTACATTTTGCGGCAGTCAGCCTTGTTGGGGAGTCGATGACGGATCCGTCTCTGTATTACAATAATAATGTGGCAGGAACGCTGGCACTCTTGGATGTGTTAGTTCAAACGGGTGTCAAGAAGATTGTTTTTTCTTCAACTGCGGCTGTTTATGGCGAGCCCAAGACGACACCTATTGTGGAAGATGCTGTATTGTGTCCGACGAGTGTCTATGGCCGGACGAAATGGATGATTGAGCAGATGCTTGCCGATTATTCGGCAGCTTACGGACTACAGTATGTGGCACTGCGCTATTTTAATGCGGCAGGGGCGATGTTAGACGGGCTTATTGGGGAAGATCATGAGCCGGAAACGCACCTTATTCCACTCATTTTAAAAACGGCCCTTGGACAAAGAAAAACTATTGCTATTTATGGTACAGACTACCCGACACCAGATGGGACGTGTATTCGTGATTATATTCATGTCTGCGATTTGGCTGATGCCCATGTGCTGGCGCTCAACCATTTGCTTTCAGGGGGCTCATCACGGATTTATAATTTGGGCAGTCAACAGGGCTTTAGTGTGAGAGAAATCATTGCGACAGCTAAAAAAGTGACAGGCATTGATTTTGTTGTGGAGGAAGAGTCTCGGCGTGCTGGTGATCCTGCTGTGCTTATTGCGTCAAGCGAGAAAATCTGCCGTGAACTTCAGTGGCAGCCGAAGCATAGCGATATACAAAGTATTATTCGTTCGGCTTGGGAATGGCATCAATCCTATCCAGACGGCTATGGTGACGACTAA
- a CDS encoding glucose-6-phosphate isomerase: MTNHVKQLILSSGFVFDYSHLVGEGKVSDEDIMALTQRLTEAHSAVTQLRLTGEVRGHLSKDGEREKVLFTELPYVAEGHLNSPASLARLKEFGQSLRYHTDAVISFGIGGSYLGNKVLFDVHCGDFWNSSAKRRQGYPKLYFSGNNIDPQRTTELIAQITEEAEAKTASGGLYKVLLIVMSKSGSTLDTMSNFLVAYDALQGNKQIELKVVAVTDPAEGEKATLLHQLAVKSGWELFSIPDGIGGRFSVFSEVGLVTAACIGFDMEGFLQGAKDMDEVCQTDCLTQNPAMLNAALKYLAAEKHGRHIEVFMPYADYLKSTAEWYIQLLAESLGKRVSREGQTVHYGRTPIVAVGTTDMHSQTQQHQEGALDKVVQFVEVKEWQTDAIIPDVFPSAAKLKDMAGFSMSSALHAALESNAEALAKAGRFSARFELPKLTAYHLGELLYLLALSVAYEGELANVDAFDQPGVESYKRILGPKLQNIKNRQ; encoded by the coding sequence ATGACTAATCATGTAAAGCAGCTTATTTTATCTTCCGGTTTTGTGTTTGATTATAGTCATTTAGTTGGGGAGGGAAAGGTTTCTGACGAAGATATTATGGCTCTCACTCAGCGTCTGACTGAGGCCCACTCGGCAGTGACTCAGCTTCGCCTGACAGGAGAAGTACGGGGACATTTATCAAAAGACGGTGAGCGGGAAAAAGTACTGTTTACTGAGTTGCCTTATGTGGCTGAGGGACATTTAAACAGTCCGGCTTCGCTAGCAAGGCTGAAAGAATTCGGACAGTCCCTGCGTTATCATACAGATGCCGTTATTTCTTTCGGTATCGGTGGTTCCTATTTGGGCAATAAAGTGCTGTTTGATGTCCATTGTGGCGATTTTTGGAATAGCAGTGCCAAACGGCGTCAGGGCTATCCAAAGCTTTATTTTAGCGGCAATAATATTGATCCACAGCGGACGACGGAACTTATTGCCCAGATTACGGAAGAGGCCGAGGCTAAAACGGCGAGCGGCGGGCTTTATAAGGTGCTGCTTATTGTTATGTCAAAATCCGGTTCGACCCTAGACACGATGTCCAATTTTTTGGTGGCCTATGATGCGCTACAGGGGAATAAACAGATTGAACTGAAGGTTGTGGCTGTAACAGATCCTGCCGAAGGAGAAAAGGCCACGCTTCTCCATCAGCTTGCCGTAAAGTCGGGCTGGGAGTTGTTTAGTATTCCAGACGGCATTGGCGGTCGCTTTAGTGTGTTTTCTGAGGTGGGACTTGTGACGGCCGCCTGCATAGGTTTTGATATGGAGGGGTTTTTACAAGGGGCAAAGGATATGGATGAAGTATGTCAAACGGATTGTTTGACACAAAATCCCGCCATGCTGAATGCGGCACTGAAATATCTTGCAGCTGAAAAACATGGTCGCCATATTGAGGTATTTATGCCTTACGCCGATTATTTAAAATCGACGGCAGAGTGGTATATTCAACTCCTCGCTGAATCCCTTGGCAAGCGTGTCAGTCGTGAAGGGCAGACCGTTCATTATGGCCGCACGCCTATTGTGGCTGTGGGGACGACGGATATGCATTCCCAGACACAGCAGCATCAGGAAGGTGCCCTGGATAAGGTGGTGCAGTTTGTTGAGGTGAAAGAGTGGCAGACAGACGCGATTATTCCAGACGTATTTCCTTCGGCAGCTAAATTAAAGGATATGGCGGGTTTTTCCATGAGCAGCGCTCTTCATGCAGCACTGGAATCTAATGCCGAGGCGTTAGCCAAAGCAGGTCGGTTCAGCGCGCGTTTTGAGCTGCCCAAGCTCACTGCGTATCATTTAGGGGAACTCCTCTATTTGTTGGCGCTGTCTGTGGCTTACGAGGGAGAACTGGCAAATGTCGATGCTTTTGATCAGCCTGGTGTCGAATCTTATAAGCGTATTCTAGGACCTAAGCTTCAAAATATTAAGAATCGGCAGTAA
- a CDS encoding type II secretion system protein GspD — MTHIGRMLWVAAISLWMGMTPAWAENDCLIDIAITDASVRDVLMSLASVGHVNLVVDDSVTGSLTVQLSQVSFDDALAMITQTKGLFVERTGNVILVAASKSSTHFSAIQVVRLQHVKAEDVIDKVALLLGDSPLSQAAAQSSSRLSSNRVMSSADRGAMTTKKILPHDAICYQRTKVDTISNSIVFLGSQRELEEARALIAELDVPYPEVLVEAKIVSMDRTASKELGIDWTWSVLHQAPLKNQYEATLHALEKQGSVKVLAQPKILAINGKAAFIQVGDTLPIIQQTQTNISTLSGVSQYIDSGIILTYIPFIHADHSITAQIQTEVSIPAWVSDLKTYEFSKKIADTEVRMQDGETIVIGGLMNTQDTKNFAKIPFLGDLPFLGGLFKSMADSKDDHEVMIFITAHIVKDEQK; from the coding sequence ATGACGCATATTGGACGGATGTTGTGGGTGGCAGCAATATCGCTATGGATGGGTATGACGCCTGCTTGGGCTGAAAATGATTGTCTTATCGATATAGCTATCACGGATGCTTCTGTGCGGGATGTGCTGATGTCGCTGGCAAGTGTAGGCCATGTCAATCTTGTTGTCGACGACTCTGTAACAGGGTCTCTTACGGTGCAGCTCAGTCAGGTTTCTTTTGATGATGCCCTGGCCATGATCACCCAGACTAAGGGGCTGTTTGTTGAGCGAACAGGCAATGTTATTCTGGTGGCAGCGAGCAAAAGCAGTACCCATTTTTCTGCCATCCAGGTCGTGAGGCTTCAGCATGTGAAAGCCGAAGATGTGATAGACAAGGTGGCGCTGCTGCTTGGCGACAGTCCACTGAGTCAAGCGGCAGCTCAAAGTTCTTCCCGGCTTTCGTCTAATCGCGTTATGAGCAGCGCGGATAGGGGAGCCATGACAACAAAAAAAATTCTGCCTCATGACGCGATTTGTTATCAACGAACGAAAGTGGATACGATCAGCAATTCCATTGTTTTTCTTGGTTCACAGCGTGAGCTTGAAGAAGCCCGTGCTCTTATTGCTGAGCTTGATGTACCGTATCCCGAGGTACTTGTTGAGGCTAAAATTGTGTCGATGGATCGAACGGCTTCGAAGGAGCTTGGTATCGACTGGACATGGTCTGTTCTTCATCAGGCACCGCTGAAGAATCAATATGAAGCTACGCTTCATGCACTAGAGAAACAAGGAAGTGTCAAGGTTTTAGCTCAGCCCAAGATTTTAGCCATCAATGGCAAGGCGGCTTTTATACAGGTAGGTGATACGCTGCCCATTATTCAGCAGACACAGACCAATATTAGTACGCTGTCGGGTGTGAGCCAATATATTGATTCAGGTATTATTTTGACTTACATACCTTTTATTCATGCCGATCACTCGATTACGGCGCAAATTCAGACCGAAGTGAGCATACCTGCGTGGGTAAGTGATCTGAAGACGTATGAGTTTTCGAAAAAAATTGCTGATACGGAGGTGCGCATGCAAGATGGCGAGACCATCGTGATTGGCGGTTTGATGAATACGCAGGACACGAAGAACTTTGCAAAGATTCCTTTTTTAGGTGATCTGCCTTTCTTAGGCGGGTTATTTAAAAGCATGGCAGATAGCAAAGATGATCATGAAGTGATGATTTTTATTACCGCTCATATTGTAAAGGATGAGCAGAAATAA
- a CDS encoding response regulator, with protein sequence MSINIVIADDHMLLRQGIKNVLELEPDMHVVGEASDGEETMILAQEKKPDIILLDMNMPKLNGLEVTKLLMMSPSKSKVVVLTINDDENYVLELIKAGASGYLLKDIESGMLVRAIRTVYGGEPFIYPELAERLFGGEPGDESDDTQNECAKLQPPCKQQKLTFREIDVVELVCQGMSNQQIAQKLFLSEKTVKNHLTNIFRKLNVNDRTQTVLYAIKNKIVVL encoded by the coding sequence ATGTCAATTAATATTGTCATTGCCGATGATCATATGCTGCTCAGGCAGGGGATTAAAAATGTCCTGGAATTAGAACCTGATATGCATGTTGTTGGCGAAGCGTCTGACGGAGAAGAAACTATGATACTGGCTCAGGAAAAAAAGCCGGATATTATTCTGCTTGATATGAATATGCCGAAATTAAATGGTCTTGAGGTGACGAAGCTTTTAATGATGTCACCATCAAAAAGCAAAGTGGTTGTTTTAACTATTAATGATGATGAAAATTATGTGCTAGAACTCATAAAAGCCGGCGCTTCCGGCTATTTATTAAAAGATATTGAATCAGGAATGCTTGTCCGTGCTATTCGAACGGTGTATGGTGGAGAACCTTTTATCTATCCGGAATTGGCCGAACGCCTTTTTGGCGGCGAACCAGGAGATGAAAGTGATGATACTCAGAATGAATGTGCCAAATTGCAGCCGCCATGCAAACAACAAAAGCTGACTTTCCGGGAAATTGATGTAGTAGAGCTTGTTTGTCAGGGCATGAGCAATCAGCAGATTGCCCAAAAGCTGTTTTTAAGTGAGAAAACAGTCAAAAATCATTTGACGAATATTTTTCGTAAACTTAATGTGAATGACAGAACACAAACCGTTTTGTATGCCATTAAAAATAAGATTGTCGTGCTGTAG